One window of the Benincasa hispida cultivar B227 chromosome 3, ASM972705v1, whole genome shotgun sequence genome contains the following:
- the LOC120073179 gene encoding BTB/POZ domain-containing protein At1g30440, with the protein MACVKLGSKNDAFQRQGQAWFCTSGLPSDIIVEVGEMSFHLHKFPLLSRSGVMEKMVAEAPEEQEERGVIKIPDIPGGAKTFELVAKFCYGVKLELTASNVVYLRCAAERLEMTEEYGEGNLISQTEAFLNQVVLKSWKDSLMALQTCDDILPHADELQITKRCIESLAIKASTDPSLFGWPIVEHGGPMQSPGGSVLWNGISTGARPKNSSLDWWYEDAAALSLPLYKRLISVMESRGIKQEIIAGSVTSYAKRYIPGLNRRQGSSESSSRLAPVALGTPPSEDEQKLLLEEIDRMLPMQKSLVPTKLLFGLLRTSMILRVNPSCISNLEKRVGMQLDQATLEDLLMPNFSYSMETLYNVDCVQRILEHFLAVDQITHGGASPCSIDDEQLIGSPSLPPITMVAKLIDGYLAEVAPDVNLKLPKFQALAAAVPDYARPLDDGLYRAIDIYLKSHPWLGESDREQLCRLMDCQKLSLEACTHAAQNERLPLRIIVQVLFFEQLQLRTSIAGCFLVSDNLDGSRQLRSGIVGSNEGGWGTAVRENQVLKVGMDNMRMRVSELEKECSNMKQEIEKLGRTKGSSAWGSVSKKFGFKLKSQMCSAQEGSVSNQYNGNRKTEKLKNSQGKQKRTAAISNE; encoded by the exons ATGGCTTGCGTGAAGCTAGGATCCAAAAACGATGCATTCCAGAGGCAAGGACAGGCCTG GTTCTGCACTAGTGGACTGCCTAGTGATATTATTGTTGAAGTTGGAGAGATGTCATTCCATCTACACAAG TTCCCTCTGCTATCAAGAAGTGGAGTTATGGAAAAAATGGTTGCTGAAGCACCTGAAGAACAAGAGGAACGAGGTGTAATAAAGATTCCTGACATTCCTGGGGGTGCCAAAACATTTGAACTGGTTGCCAAGTTCTGCTACGGGGTGAAACTTGAACTTACAGCCTCAAATGTTGTCTACCTACGCTGCGCAGCTGAGCGCCTAGAAATGACTGAGGAGTATGGGGAGGGTAATCTCATTTCTCAGACTGAGGCCTTCCTGAATCAAGTTGTTCTCAAAAGCTGGAAGGACTCTCTGATGGCACTACAGACCTGTGATGATATTCTCCCTCATGCAGATGAACTCCAGATTACTAAAAGATGTATCGAGTCACTAGCTATTAAAGCATCCACTGACCCAAGTTTATTTGGGTGGCCAATTGTAGAGCATGGAGGACCCATGCAAAGTCCAGGTGGCAGTGTTTTGTGGAATGGCATAAGTACAGGAGCTAGGCCAAAAAATTCAAGTCTAGATTGGTGGTATGAGGATGCAGCGGCCTTGAGCTTGCCTCTTTACAAGAGGCTAATTTCTGTCATGGAATCACGTGGCATCAAGCAGGAAATTATTGCAGGGTCTGTCACTTCCTATGCTAAAAGGTACATTCCTGGTCTAAATCGGCGTCAAGGTTCTAGTGAATCGAGTAGTCGATTGGCGCCAGTGGCTTTGGGGACCCCACCCTCAGAAGATGAACAAAAACTTTTACTGGAAGAGATTGATAGGATGCTTCCAATGCAGAAGAGCCTAGTTCCGACTAAGTTGCTTTTTGGTTTGTTACGTACATCCATGATCCTTCGAGTCAATCCCTCTTGCATCTCAAACTTAGAGAAAAGGGTGGGCATGCAGCTTGATCAAGCCACTTTAGAAGATCTTTTGATGCCCAATTTCTCTTACTCCATGGAGACACTTTACAATGTTGATTGTGTACAAAGGATTCTTGAGCACTTCCTTGCAGTGGATCAGATCACGCATGGGGGTGCCTCTCCATGTTCTATTGATGATGAACAACTGATAGGGTCGCCCTCTTTGCCACCAATTACCATGGTCGCAAAGCTGATAGATGGGTACCTTGCAGAAGTTGCTCCCGATGTTAATTTAAAGCTTCCTAAGTTTCAAGCTCTTGCTGCTGCAGTTCCTGATTACGCTAGACCTTTGGATGATGGTCTTTATCGTGCCATAGACATATATCTGAAG TCACACCCATGGTTGGGAGAATCTGACAGAGAACAACTATGTCGACTGATGGACTGCCAGAAGCTTTCTTTAGAAGCTTGTACCCATGCTGCACAGAATGAAAGGCTACCCCTTAGAATTATCGTTCAAGTACTCTTTTTTGAGCAGCTTCAGCTCAGGACCTCAATTGCTGGCTGTTTTCTGGTTTCAGACAATCTTGATGGATCCAGACAGTTGAGAAGTGGGATTGTTGGATCTAATGAAGGAGGTTGGGGAACAGCTGTTAGAGAGAATCAGGTTTTGAAGGTGGGGATGGATAACATGAGGATGCGAGTGTCCGAGCTCGAGAAGGAATGCTCAAACATGAAGCAGGAAATCGAGAAATTGGGGCGAACAAAGGGTTCGAGTGCATGGGGAAGCGTGTCGAAGAAATTTGGATTCAAATTGAAGTCTCAAATGTGCAGTGCTCAAGAGGGTTCAGTCAGTAACCAATATAATGGGAATAGGAAAACAGAGAAGTTGAAGAACAGCCAAGGAAAACAGAAGAGGACTGCTGCAATTTCAAACGAGTAG